The nucleotide sequence GCATTCCTTTGTGTTAGCGCACGGCCTGCGCGTTGGCACGCCGGTGAAGGAGGCGACGTGATGCACCACCACTACCACCACGACGAACGCCAACCTGCGCCGCGCCCCCAGCACCACCGGCACCGTCCTGACCGTCCTTCCTCAGGGAACGCGTGTGCAGGTCGGTACCTGCACCACGTGGTGTGCCGTCACGGCCGGCACCCGCCACGGGTACGTCTCCAGGAGCCTGCTGCGCTTCCCCGCGCCCCCCACGCCTGCTCCGCGCCCAGCCACGCCCAGCTCTGGAACGTACACGAATGTGGATGGCCAGCAGATCCAGCGTCCGGTCGTGGCCGACACCAGGCCGAGTGGCGCGTCCGCGCAGTGCCGCGACGGCTCGTACTCGTTCAGCATGCACCGGCGCGGCACGTGCTCGCACCACGGCGGCGTCGCCACCTGGTACTGACGGCGCAGAGCAAGCTCTCATCTGGCGTGAATGCTCAGAAGTACCGTGCCAGACTGCCTTGATGGCCAGACGCAAACGAACCCGCTCCGTCCTCCGCACGGCTGCGAGCACCCCGAAGGTGGAGCAGGCGCCCACGCGCGTGGTGATCGACGCGCTGGAAGGCGACAAAGCCCGTGTCGAGCTGCCGGACGGCACGACCGCCGACTGGGACCGCGCGAGCCTGCCTACGGGCGTCAGGGAGGGGGACGTGATCCGCATCGAGGGCGAGGGCAAGGATCAGACGTTCTCCATTGAAGCTCAGGAGACTGAGGCCCGCCGGACGCAGACGCAATCCGACCTCGACGCCTTGAATGCCGGGCCGACGACTGGCGAGCTCAAGCTGTGAGGCAACTTGCCTGTGTGTGCGCCCTGCTGTGGAGCCCTTCGCGCACGAGCTGGCCAGCGTGGTGCTGTGGATTGGCCACATTCAGTGGAAGCGCGCGCACGGCGGGGAATGGGATTCCCCCGTTCTGGAGCGTCTGGACGGCCTGCGCCATCACGACGCCCTGCTCAACCCGGACGGCAGCGCCTACGCGTGGCCTGAGGCCGAGTTCATCGTCGGCAATCCACCGTTCTTGGGAGAGAAAAAGCAGGGGCCATGCCTGGGTCAGGCGTACGTGGATCAGTTGCGTTCAGAGTACCAGGGCGTGCTGCCGGCGACGTCCGACCTGGTCTGCTACTGGTTTGAGAAGGCCCGCGCCGCCATCGAGGCCGGCACCACCCGGCGCGCCGGGCTCATCAGCACGAACTCCATCAACATGCCTGGTAATCGCCGCGTGCTGGAGCGCATCAACGAGACCGGCGGGATCTTCCAGGCGTGGCCGAATCTGCCGTGGTTGCAGGACGGCGCGGCCGTGCGCGTGGCCGCCGTGTGCTTTGACGACGGCCGAGAGGCGCAGCACGTCCTGGGCTACCTGGAAGGTGAGGGCACCCCGGCCGAGGTGGAGGTGCTCGTGCCTGTGCCCGTCATTCACGCCAACCTGTCCGGCGGGGCCGACGTGACCACGGCCGCCCGCTTGCCTGAGAACGCGAACCTGAGCTTCCAGGGCGTGAAGCTGGCCGGGGCCTTCGACCTGCCGGGCAACGTGGCGCGCGCGTGGCTGACCCTGCCCAACCCGGACGGCGCGGACAATGCCGACGTGCTGCGCCCTCTGCTGAACGGCGACGACCTGGTGGATGTGCGCGGGGACACCTGGGTGATCGACTTTGGAAGCCGCACAGAGGCGGAAGCCGCGCGCTACCTGGTGCCCTTTGCACACGTGGTCGAGCACGTGAAGCCGGTGCGGGCGACCAACAAGGACAAAATGAGGGCCGCTCAGTGGTGGCAGCTCGCACGACCCTACACGGGGATGCGGAACGCGCTGGCCCCGCTGCCGCGCTACTTAGCGACATCCATCGTGGCCAAGCACCGGGCCTTCGTGTGGTGTGACGCGCGGGATCTTCCGTCAGGGCGGTTGGTGGTCGTGGCCAGTGACGAGGACTGGATGCACGGGGTACTGAACAGCCGCCTGCACGTAATGTGGGCCGCTGCGAATGCCAGCACCCACGGTAAGGGCAATGACCTGGTGTACACGTCATCTACATGCTTTGAGGCATTCCCCTTGCCAACTTGGACGCCGCAGACCCAGGCGCAGGTGGCGGAGGCCGCCCGCTTCCTGGAGACCGCGCGCACCGCCCTCAGGGCGCAGGGCTACACCCTGACCGGGATGATGAACCTGCTGTCGGACGGCCTGGGCACTGCGTCCCCGGCCTACACGCTGCGGCTGGCACACGAGCGCCTGGACGCGGCCGTGGCCGCCGCTTACGGCTGGGACTGGCCCCTGGCCGGCGACGAGATCCTGACGCAGCTGCTGGCACTGAACCTGGAGCGCACCGCAAGAGCCCAGCCAACCCCGACATTCCGGCCCGCCCCTGTCCCATGACGCAGTGGTACGTCCGCCACGGGCCGTACGGCGACCGGGAGGCCCTGACCGCCGACACACGGGATGACGCCGCCCGGCAGTGGTCCCTGGCGTGCGGCTTCCGTCAGCCGCCCGTGCACGAAGGCCGGGGCACCTACCGCCACGAGGGCACCCACACCGGGCCAGGTGAGCCCGCGCCGACCTTCCGGGTCTACCCGCCCCGCAGCACCGAGGGACGTGGCAAGGACGAACTCACCTGGGTGGTCACGCTGGCCAACCGGCACCCGTGGGGGCCTGGGCCGTGCGGGAACTGACCCTGACGCACCCCGAGGCCCCGGAGGTGCACGTCGGCCGCGCCGACCTAGCCATCCTCACGCCCGGTTTCACCTGCGGCTATGAGATCAAGACCGCGCAGGACAAGCTCACGCACCTCCCGGCACAGCTGGCCAAATACGCCCCGCAGTTTGACGCGTGGCACCTGGCGGTGGCGACCGGACATGTCGCGGAGGCGCGCACCCTGGCCCCCACCACGTGGGGCCTGATTGAGCTGAAGGACGACGGCACCTTCGCTGTTCTACGCGCAGCCCACACCGGCAAGGGGCACTTCAACGTGGAGCGCCTCCTGTGGACCCTGACGGGCGAGGACCTGCTGACCCTGTACCAGCTGTTTTACACGCGCTGGCCCCACAAGACCACGCGCGCCGTGCTCATCAAGTACCTGCTGAAGGCCCGGCCCGAACAGGTGCTGGAGCTGGCGCTGCGTCACATCCGCACCCGTGGCCACCTGCGGATGCAGTCTTGGAAGGTCGGAGGGCACCCATGACCAAGAAGACCCCAGCCAGGCGGTCGGTGCACGTGGTGAGCGAGCGCGTCGTCGACACCCGGGACGGCCCCGTGCTGCGCGTCCGCACCCGCACCGGCATGCCCGAGGGCTACCACCGCGACCAACCCTCACCGTGCACGCCTACCGCGCCGTGGCGGCCACCACCGACACCAGCGAGGTACTGTCCCCCTGCGGCCATGAGGTGCCGCGCTTCGACCTCAGCCCGGCCTTCGCACAGCTGGTTCAGCACAGTGGCCCCCAGTACCCATGTAGCTGCCTGTGTCCTCACTGCCAGCAGCACCCACCGCACGCCCGCTGGCCAAGGTCGCCCATCAAGCGGACGATGCGTCGGGCCTGCAAAAGTGCGTCTGATAAAGGTCAAGGCGGAACTTTTGCCAGTCGGCGCACCATCAAGCGAAACATGACTTCGTACATGAGGTCCTCCGCAGTTTCCACCAGCGCTTCGTCGTCCTTGGCCATGCGCCTGGACTTGCCCAACCAAGCGAACGTCCGTTCCACCACCCAGCGGCGCTTCAAGACGACGAATCCCGTTGGCACCTCCACGACTCGTGGAGGTGCGTCTTTTTGCGCCCATGTCCCCTGCCAGCCCGACCAGGAAGGAGAAGTACGGTGCGACCTTCATCAGCGACGAGACTGCCGGGAAGATCATCGCCTATCTGAGCGCCCATTACACGCCTGAAACCCACGCGCCGTGACGCTGCGGTCGTCAGCCGTTGTGAGGGTACCGTGCTCCCCCCAAATGGCTGTCGGCCAGGAGGCGTTCACGGACTTCTGGCCTATGAGATCGAAGGGCCTCCCCGACGTGTGGATGTCAGCTCACGCCGATGATGACCAGGTACCCGCTGGGCACCGGCGCTGTGGGTGTTCCCTGGGTACATACCAGCGCGCGTCCATCCGGACTCCACGCGGGAAAGCTGTGCGGGGCGCCAGAAGTGACCTGCTGCCGTTCGGAACCATCCGGGCGCATCACCCACAC is from Deinococcus metalli and encodes:
- a CDS encoding DUF3761 domain-containing protein; translation: MRRAPSTTGTVLTVLPQGTRVQVGTCTTWCAVTAGTRHGYVSRSLLRFPAPPTPAPRPATPSSGTYTNVDGQQIQRPVVADTRPSGASAQCRDGSYSFSMHRRGTCSHHGGVATWY
- a CDS encoding DUF3006 domain-containing protein; this encodes MARRKRTRSVLRTAASTPKVEQAPTRVVIDALEGDKARVELPDGTTADWDRASLPTGVREGDVIRIEGEGKDQTFSIEAQETEARRTQTQSDLDALNAGPTTGELKL
- a CDS encoding class I SAM-dependent DNA methyltransferase: MRPAVEPFAHELASVVLWIGHIQWKRAHGGEWDSPVLERLDGLRHHDALLNPDGSAYAWPEAEFIVGNPPFLGEKKQGPCLGQAYVDQLRSEYQGVLPATSDLVCYWFEKARAAIEAGTTRRAGLISTNSINMPGNRRVLERINETGGIFQAWPNLPWLQDGAAVRVAAVCFDDGREAQHVLGYLEGEGTPAEVEVLVPVPVIHANLSGGADVTTAARLPENANLSFQGVKLAGAFDLPGNVARAWLTLPNPDGADNADVLRPLLNGDDLVDVRGDTWVIDFGSRTEAEAARYLVPFAHVVEHVKPVRATNKDKMRAAQWWQLARPYTGMRNALAPLPRYLATSIVAKHRAFVWCDARDLPSGRLVVVASDEDWMHGVLNSRLHVMWAAANASTHGKGNDLVYTSSTCFEAFPLPTWTPQTQAQVAEAARFLETARTALRAQGYTLTGMMNLLSDGLGTASPAYTLRLAHERLDAAVAAAYGWDWPLAGDEILTQLLALNLERTARAQPTPTFRPAPVP
- a CDS encoding sce7726 family protein, translated to MRELTLTHPEAPEVHVGRADLAILTPGFTCGYEIKTAQDKLTHLPAQLAKYAPQFDAWHLAVATGHVAEARTLAPTTWGLIELKDDGTFAVLRAAHTGKGHFNVERLLWTLTGEDLLTLYQLFYTRWPHKTTRAVLIKYLLKARPEQVLELALRHIRTRGHLRMQSWKVGGHP